A single Tenacibaculum sp. Bg11-29 DNA region contains:
- a CDS encoding NAD(P)/FAD-dependent oxidoreductase has product MEHVVIIGNGISGVTAARHIRKLSDKRITIISTETDYFFSRTALMYVYMGHMKFEHTQPYEPWFWKKNNIELKKGFVININTSSKELEFSNGEKFSFDKLIIATGSKPNKFGWPGQDLNGVMGMYHKQDLENLEKYAPNNKVCKRAVIIGGGLIGIELAEMLHSRNIPVTFLVREKSFWNGVLPAQESAMINKEILNNHIDLRLGANLKEIKSDENGQVKSIIIAETGEEIKCNVVGLTAGVSPNVNFVKESGIELGRGVKVNHFLETNIKDIYAIGDCAEQHEPIDQRRPIEAVWYTGRMMGETLAQTICGNKTAYKPGHWFNSAKFMDIEYQTYGWVWAQPKENEARFYWEHESGKKCIHINYDKNTHEFIGINNFGIRMRHEFFDKILTEKRSVEYVLEHLADANFDPEFFKLHEKEIVSKFNKENNTTIQLKKKSWKRIFNKA; this is encoded by the coding sequence ATGGAACACGTTGTTATTATTGGTAATGGAATTTCTGGTGTTACAGCCGCAAGACATATTCGTAAACTCTCTGACAAAAGAATAACGATAATATCTACAGAAACTGATTACTTCTTTTCTAGAACTGCTTTAATGTATGTGTATATGGGACACATGAAATTTGAACATACGCAACCTTATGAACCTTGGTTTTGGAAAAAAAACAACATTGAACTTAAAAAAGGTTTTGTTATCAACATAAACACTTCTAGTAAAGAGCTTGAATTTAGCAACGGTGAAAAATTTTCTTTTGATAAATTAATAATTGCTACAGGGTCTAAACCTAATAAATTTGGTTGGCCAGGGCAAGATTTAAACGGAGTTATGGGCATGTATCATAAACAAGATTTAGAAAACCTTGAAAAATACGCTCCTAACAATAAAGTATGTAAACGAGCTGTAATTATTGGTGGTGGTTTAATAGGAATTGAACTTGCTGAAATGTTACATAGCAGAAATATTCCTGTTACTTTTTTAGTACGTGAAAAGAGTTTTTGGAATGGTGTTCTGCCTGCTCAAGAATCAGCAATGATTAATAAAGAAATTTTAAATAATCATATTGATTTACGATTAGGAGCTAATTTAAAAGAAATTAAATCTGATGAAAACGGACAAGTAAAATCAATTATTATTGCTGAAACTGGTGAAGAAATTAAGTGTAATGTTGTTGGATTAACCGCTGGAGTTTCTCCTAATGTTAATTTTGTAAAAGAGTCTGGTATCGAGTTAGGAAGAGGTGTAAAAGTTAATCATTTCCTGGAGACTAATATTAAAGATATTTATGCAATTGGTGATTGTGCAGAACAGCACGAACCTATTGATCAACGCCGTCCGATAGAGGCAGTTTGGTACACAGGTAGAATGATGGGCGAAACATTAGCGCAAACTATTTGCGGCAATAAAACAGCATATAAACCTGGGCATTGGTTTAACTCTGCTAAATTTATGGATATAGAATATCAAACCTACGGTTGGGTATGGGCACAACCTAAAGAAAACGAAGCTCGTTTTTATTGGGAACACGAAAGTGGTAAAAAGTGTATTCACATTAATTATGACAAAAACACTCATGAGTTTATCGGTATAAATAACTTCGGAATTAGAATGCGTCATGAGTTTTTTGATAAAATTCTAACAGAGAAACGTTCTGTAGAATACGTTTTAGAACATTTGGCTGATGCTAATTTTGATCCTGAATTTTTTAAACTTCACGAGAAAGAAATTGTATCGAAATTCAACAAAGAAAACAACACAACGATTCAGTTAAAAAAGAAAAGTTGGAAACGAATTTTTAATAAAGCATAA
- a CDS encoding 4Fe-4S dicluster domain-containing protein, whose protein sequence is MKTIKNIGLTICFIGFAIFTASIFIGTNNVSQETFNTWTKQKVKSEFFIEKAQSEIVNKELSAFELSSKIVEIVKASNEFHKSQKEIAWDKIIYLKWNKTSKDFIYPLTRASVTGWPQQNQWLFFLLTFGLAILGGSIAFASDYKLLGPAGIKNNGIFQHSATNRGYLGIFAFIFFVGFYMFLYFFPNYLVNPILSVNPISKGMSGNESSQWFLYGFMYCSVMSVFAIRMFIKYRHNNYQILRTAVVLFFQIAFAFVIPEILVAFNQPWFDFKNAFPLNYSFFFDWNINNLLASGNMGIFMLVWGILLTLVIVPVMVYFYGKRWYCSWVCGCGGLAETLGDPYRQLSSKSLFSWKVERWLIHGVLVFALGMTALTLYTYFAEIESWKEIAFGISAYDIQTSYGFFIGSIFSGVIGTGFYPILGNRVWCRFGCPLAAYMGFVQRFKSRFRITTNGGQCISCGNCSTYCEQGIDVRSYAQKGENIVRSSCVGCGICSAVCPRGVLKLENGPEKGRINPTDVLLGNDVNLMELVNEK, encoded by the coding sequence ATGAAAACAATTAAAAACATAGGTTTAACAATATGCTTTATTGGATTTGCTATTTTTACAGCAAGCATATTTATAGGTACAAATAATGTTTCTCAAGAAACTTTTAATACTTGGACTAAACAAAAAGTAAAAAGTGAATTTTTCATAGAGAAAGCACAATCAGAAATTGTAAATAAAGAATTAAGCGCTTTTGAATTATCAAGTAAAATTGTTGAAATAGTAAAAGCTTCAAATGAGTTTCATAAAAGTCAAAAAGAAATTGCTTGGGATAAAATTATTTACTTAAAATGGAATAAAACTTCTAAAGATTTTATTTACCCGTTAACAAGAGCTTCTGTAACTGGTTGGCCTCAACAAAATCAATGGTTATTTTTCTTATTAACTTTCGGATTGGCTATTTTAGGAGGATCAATCGCATTTGCTTCTGATTATAAATTATTAGGTCCCGCAGGTATAAAAAACAATGGGATCTTTCAACATTCTGCTACTAATAGAGGTTATTTAGGGATTTTTGCATTTATCTTTTTTGTTGGATTTTATATGTTCTTATACTTCTTTCCAAACTATTTAGTAAATCCAATTTTATCGGTAAATCCAATTAGCAAAGGAATGAGCGGTAATGAATCTAGTCAATGGTTTTTATATGGATTCATGTATTGTTCGGTAATGAGTGTTTTTGCAATAAGAATGTTTATTAAATACCGTCATAACAATTATCAAATTCTTAGAACAGCGGTTGTTTTATTTTTTCAAATAGCATTCGCCTTTGTAATTCCAGAAATATTAGTAGCCTTTAATCAACCTTGGTTCGATTTTAAAAATGCATTTCCATTAAACTATTCTTTCTTTTTCGATTGGAATATTAACAATCTATTAGCTAGTGGAAACATGGGAATATTCATGTTAGTTTGGGGTATTTTATTAACCTTGGTTATTGTACCTGTAATGGTATATTTCTACGGAAAAAGATGGTATTGTTCTTGGGTTTGTGGTTGTGGTGGATTAGCTGAAACATTAGGAGATCCATACAGACAATTATCAAGTAAGTCTTTATTTTCTTGGAAAGTTGAACGTTGGTTAATTCATGGAGTATTAGTTTTCGCACTAGGAATGACAGCTTTAACATTATATACCTATTTTGCAGAAATAGAAAGTTGGAAAGAAATTGCCTTCGGTATTTCTGCTTATGATATACAAACGTCTTATGGTTTCTTCATTGGTTCAATTTTTTCTGGTGTTATTGGTACAGGTTTTTATCCAATCTTAGGAAATAGAGTTTGGTGTCGTTTTGGATGTCCGTTAGCTGCATACATGGGATTTGTACAACGTTTTAAATCTCGATTTAGAATAACAACTAATGGAGGTCAATGTATTTCTTGTGGAAATTGTTCTACGTATTGTGAACAAGGTATCGATGTACGTTCATATGCACAAAAAGGAGAAAATATTGTACGTTCTAGTTGTGTTGGTTGTGGTATTTGTTCAGCAGTGTGTCCAAGGGGGGTTTTAAAATTAGAAAACGGGCCTGAAAAAGGAAGAATAAACCCTACAGATGTATTATTAGGAAATGATGTTAATTTAATGGAGCTAGTAAATGAGAAATAG
- a CDS encoding toxin-antitoxin system YwqK family antitoxin, with amino-acid sequence MRNRLLLFLFFISFVVSSQKRYQKEYYENNSLKTEGWLEGELKTDYWKFYYRNGQLKKEGNYKKNLSIKYWYFYRKNGTLEKEGHFVDGKKNKWWLFYNNEGYVYHKCQLKNNKKNGYCLRYNQQKLVKAEKYQQGKKIKEWTDLASFKKENSLSDLR; translated from the coding sequence ATGAGAAATAGGCTACTTTTATTTCTGTTTTTTATATCCTTTGTGGTTTCCTCACAAAAAAGATATCAAAAAGAATATTATGAAAACAATAGTTTAAAAACAGAAGGTTGGCTAGAAGGTGAGCTAAAAACTGATTATTGGAAATTTTATTACAGAAATGGTCAATTAAAAAAAGAAGGCAACTATAAAAAGAATCTCTCAATAAAATATTGGTATTTTTACCGCAAAAACGGAACTCTAGAAAAAGAAGGCCATTTCGTTGATGGGAAAAAAAATAAATGGTGGTTGTTTTATAATAACGAAGGATATGTATATCATAAGTGCCAGTTAAAGAACAATAAGAAAAACGGGTATTGTTTACGTTACAATCAACAAAAATTGGTTAAAGCTGAAAAATATCAACAAGGAAAAAAAATAAAAGAATGGACAGATTTAGCTTCTTTTAAAAAAGAAAATAGCCTGTCCGATTTAAGATAA
- a CDS encoding glycosyltransferase family 2 protein has product MNQSIKVIIPAYNEQDSIANVINDIPLIVNEIIVISNNSTDATEKNAKNAGATVLKEPRKGYGYACLKGMEYIASLKEKPNIVVFLDGDYSDYPEQLTELVTPIINDNIDFVIGSRVKELREQGAMTPQQIFGNWLATFLMTLFFGAKFTDLGPFRAIKYDKLLALNMEDKTYGWTVEMQLKALKQKFSYIEIPMKYRNRIGVSKVSGTVKGSIFAGIKILTWIFKYSFK; this is encoded by the coding sequence ATGAATCAATCAATTAAAGTAATAATTCCTGCTTATAATGAGCAAGATTCAATAGCTAATGTAATTAACGATATTCCATTAATTGTTAATGAAATAATTGTTATTAGTAACAATTCTACTGATGCCACAGAAAAAAACGCAAAAAATGCAGGAGCAACTGTATTAAAAGAACCTAGAAAAGGATACGGCTATGCTTGTTTAAAAGGAATGGAATATATTGCTTCTCTTAAAGAAAAACCAAATATTGTGGTATTTTTAGATGGTGATTATTCTGATTATCCAGAACAGTTAACCGAATTGGTTACCCCTATTATAAATGATAACATCGACTTTGTAATTGGTAGCCGTGTAAAAGAATTAAGAGAACAAGGCGCTATGACTCCGCAACAAATATTCGGAAACTGGCTCGCAACTTTCTTAATGACCCTCTTTTTTGGCGCTAAATTCACTGATTTAGGTCCTTTTAGAGCTATAAAATATGACAAATTATTAGCCCTTAATATGGAAGATAAAACGTACGGTTGGACTGTGGAAATGCAATTAAAAGCTTTGAAACAGAAGTTTTCATATATAGAGATCCCTATGAAATACCGAAACAGAATTGGTGTATCAAAAGTTTCAGGAACCGTAAAAGGTAGTATATTTGCCGGCATTAAAATATTAACTTGGATATTTAAATACAGCTTTAAATAA
- a CDS encoding cellulose synthase family protein, which yields MALQYIIITIYTISLVLIFMYALAQLNLLFNYLKARKQKDNSIKFDLSNPKEVPYITIQLPVFNELYVMDRLLNNIVKLEYPREKLQIQVLDDSTDESVISTNKHIKELQKTGLDITHICRENRQGFKAGALKEGLKIAKGEFIAIFDADFLPQEDWLLKTVPYFKDPEIGVVQTRWGHINRNYSTLTKIQAFALDAHFTLEQVGRNSKGHFINFNGTAGLWRKECIYDAGNWEGDTLTEDLDLSYRAQLKNWKFKYLEDVETPAELPVVISAARSQQFRWNKGGAENFQKMAKRVVSSKNLSFKSKIHGLLHLLNSSMFLNVFLVGVLSIPMLYIKNEYAHLKPYFYMMSFFVISSLIFFICYWHMYKKTYGGGIKNFFSYIGVFFTFFSIAMGFSLHNSIAVLEGHFGKKSEFVRTPKFNITTIKDGWKNNKYISKNISLHVIIEGLLAIYFAFGMYSAFIVGDQGGDFGLFPFHLMLFIGFGYVFFKSIFSKA from the coding sequence ATGGCTTTACAATATATTATAATTACGATTTACACTATATCTTTAGTGCTTATTTTCATGTACGCTTTAGCACAATTAAATTTACTCTTTAATTATTTAAAAGCTCGAAAACAAAAAGACAATTCAATTAAATTTGACTTATCTAACCCTAAAGAAGTTCCATATATAACCATTCAACTTCCTGTATTTAATGAACTTTATGTAATGGATCGTTTATTAAATAATATTGTAAAGCTTGAATACCCTAGAGAAAAACTTCAAATTCAGGTTTTAGATGACTCTACAGATGAATCAGTAATATCTACAAATAAACACATAAAGGAACTTCAAAAAACAGGATTGGATATCACGCATATTTGTAGAGAAAATCGTCAAGGTTTTAAAGCTGGTGCTTTAAAAGAAGGTTTAAAAATAGCCAAAGGAGAATTTATTGCTATTTTTGATGCTGATTTTTTACCTCAAGAAGATTGGTTATTAAAAACCGTTCCATATTTTAAAGATCCAGAAATTGGAGTTGTACAAACTCGTTGGGGACATATCAACAGAAATTATTCAACTTTAACTAAAATTCAAGCATTTGCATTAGACGCTCATTTTACATTAGAACAAGTTGGTCGAAACAGTAAAGGTCATTTTATTAACTTTAATGGAACAGCTGGTTTATGGCGTAAGGAATGTATTTATGATGCAGGAAATTGGGAAGGAGACACACTTACCGAAGATTTAGATTTAAGTTATAGAGCTCAGTTAAAAAATTGGAAATTCAAGTATTTAGAAGACGTTGAAACCCCTGCAGAGTTACCAGTAGTTATTAGCGCTGCGCGTTCTCAGCAATTTCGATGGAATAAAGGTGGTGCTGAAAATTTTCAAAAAATGGCAAAAAGAGTAGTTTCTAGTAAAAACTTATCTTTTAAATCTAAAATTCACGGTTTATTACATTTATTAAATAGCTCAATGTTTTTAAATGTCTTTTTAGTTGGCGTATTAAGTATCCCTATGTTGTATATCAAAAATGAATATGCACATTTAAAGCCTTATTTTTATATGATGAGCTTTTTTGTAATTAGCTCTTTAATTTTCTTTATTTGTTACTGGCATATGTATAAAAAGACTTATGGTGGTGGAATTAAAAACTTCTTTAGTTATATAGGCGTATTTTTCACTTTCTTTTCTATCGCAATGGGATTTTCTTTACATAATTCAATTGCTGTTTTAGAAGGTCATTTTGGTAAAAAAAGTGAATTTGTTCGCACTCCTAAGTTTAATATTACAACAATTAAAGATGGTTGGAAAAACAATAAATATATTAGCAAAAACATTTCTTTACATGTTATCATTGAAGGACTTTTAGCTATATATTTTGCTTTTGGTATGTATAGCGCATTTATTGTAGGTGATCAAGGAGGTGATTTTGGTTTATTTCCATTTCATTTAATGCTTTTTATTGGATTTGGGTATGTATTTTTTAAATCTATTTTTTCAAAAGCCTAA
- a CDS encoding mannosyltransferase: MSFSRKHSSITLALVSILLYFVFAYFLERTAFYKLLFLWIGLFTTSYFLYQYKKDDFYFLASISVLFRLVFLFSIPNLSQDFYRFIWDGRMILEGLNPYLSLPETFIEQNNLPIPQARELYEGMGQMNGSHFTNYPPLNQLCFLIAAIFSNKSIIGNVITMRVIIILADVGILYFGKKLLEKLRLPVYNIFFYALNPFIIIEMTGNLHFEPVMLFFFVWCLYKLQQKKWIWSAILLACSISVKLIPLLFLPLFFQWFIKNDLKDSANSYSLKLRTTKLVSFYIIIFITIIFLFSPFYSTRLVSNYINSVGLWFKNFEFNASFYYVAREIGYLFRGYNEIAIIGKITPLITIVFLIVITFFRKNRSSIQLITAMLFGLSFYYFTSSTMHPWYIATLLILSVFTKYRFPIIWSLVVILSYQAYSNQPWKENLWFIILEYSIVYSFLIWELFIKKPIQKIEWEKLL; the protein is encoded by the coding sequence ATGTCTTTTTCAAGAAAACACAGTTCTATTACACTAGCCTTAGTTAGTATATTACTTTATTTTGTTTTCGCCTATTTTTTGGAACGTACAGCATTTTATAAATTGCTTTTTTTGTGGATTGGATTATTTACCACGTCTTATTTTTTATATCAATACAAAAAAGATGATTTTTATTTTTTAGCAAGTATTAGTGTATTGTTTAGACTGGTTTTTCTTTTTTCTATTCCAAATTTATCACAAGATTTTTATCGTTTTATTTGGGACGGAAGAATGATTTTAGAAGGTCTTAATCCATATTTATCTTTACCTGAAACCTTTATAGAGCAAAACAACTTACCTATACCACAAGCTAGGGAATTATATGAAGGAATGGGGCAAATGAATGGAAGTCATTTCACCAATTACCCTCCTTTAAATCAGTTGTGCTTCTTAATAGCAGCCATTTTTTCGAACAAAAGTATTATTGGGAATGTAATAACAATGAGAGTTATTATCATCTTGGCCGATGTTGGTATTCTTTACTTCGGTAAGAAACTTTTAGAAAAATTGAGGTTACCTGTTTATAATATATTTTTTTACGCCTTAAATCCTTTTATTATTATAGAAATGACTGGTAATTTGCATTTCGAACCTGTAATGCTATTCTTCTTTGTTTGGTGTTTGTATAAATTACAACAAAAAAAATGGATTTGGTCAGCGATTTTATTAGCTTGTTCTATTTCTGTAAAATTAATTCCTTTACTTTTTTTGCCTTTATTTTTTCAATGGTTTATAAAAAATGATTTAAAAGATTCAGCTAATAGTTATTCATTAAAATTAAGAACAACAAAACTTGTAAGTTTTTATATAATTATCTTTATAACTATTATCTTTTTATTTTCACCTTTTTACTCTACACGATTAGTCTCAAATTATATTAATTCTGTTGGTCTTTGGTTTAAAAATTTCGAATTTAATGCTAGCTTTTATTATGTAGCTAGAGAAATTGGCTATTTATTTAGAGGTTATAATGAGATAGCTATAATCGGTAAAATAACACCTCTCATAACCATTGTTTTTTTAATAGTTATTACTTTTTTCAGAAAGAACAGGTCTTCAATACAACTAATAACAGCCATGTTGTTTGGCTTATCTTTTTACTACTTTACAAGTTCAACAATGCATCCATGGTATATTGCTACACTACTAATTTTATCTGTTTTTACTAAATATCGATTTCCTATAATTTGGAGTTTGGTTGTGATTTTAAGTTATCAAGCGTATTCAAACCAACCCTGGAAAGAGAACTTATGGTTTATCATATTAGAATATAGTATCGTGTATAGCTTTCTAATATGGGAATTATTCATAAAAAAACCCATTCAAAAAATTGAATGGGAAAAATTGCTATGA
- a CDS encoding acyltransferase: MDTQKLFFAHETTVIDDDCTIGLGTKIWHFSHVMPNCTIGNNCTIGQNVVISPKVVLGNNVKVQNNVSIYTGVICDDDVFLGPSMVFTNVINPRSAIKRQDQYLKTIVKKGASIGANATIVCGNEIGEYAFVGAGAVVTKEVLPYALVVGNPSKQIGWVSEYGHRLNFDKNGEAICIESNDKYMITNNKVSKV; encoded by the coding sequence ATGGATACACAAAAACTTTTTTTTGCACACGAAACAACAGTAATTGATGATGATTGTACTATTGGTTTAGGTACTAAGATTTGGCACTTTAGCCATGTAATGCCTAATTGTACTATAGGAAATAATTGTACTATAGGTCAAAATGTAGTTATTTCACCTAAAGTGGTTTTGGGTAATAATGTTAAAGTTCAGAATAATGTATCTATTTACACTGGTGTTATTTGTGATGATGATGTTTTTTTAGGGCCATCAATGGTCTTTACGAACGTTATAAATCCAAGAAGTGCCATAAAAAGACAAGATCAATATTTAAAAACAATTGTTAAAAAAGGAGCAAGTATAGGTGCTAATGCAACAATTGTGTGTGGTAATGAGATTGGAGAATACGCATTTGTTGGTGCGGGAGCAGTAGTTACTAAAGAAGTGCTACCGTATGCATTAGTAGTTGGTAACCCTTCGAAACAAATAGGTTGGGTTAGTGAATATGGTCACCGTTTAAATTTTGATAAAAATGGAGAGGCAATTTGTATTGAAAGTAACGATAAATATATGATTACAAATAATAAGGTTTCTAAAGTCTAA